A window of Victivallaceae bacterium genomic DNA:
CCGTCTTCGGTTTCTTCAATATCGGCATTCATTTTTTTTAGTTCTACAGCCGTTGCATGAATACGATCGCATTCTTTATTTCGAGCATTCGCGGCATTTTTTATATGAGTAGGAGTTTCCGCAAAACATGCCACTACGGCAAGGATCGAAATAGTATCAATCAAGTCATTGATGTCTACGATTACTCCTTTAAGGGATGTACAAGGTAATATAGTTAAAGTGCGTTTTTTTTCATCGTAGTGAATAATGGCTCCCATAAGTCTAAACACATCAATGATTTTCTTATCTTGTTGTAAATCCGTTAAGTCGATGTTTTTTATGGTCAGTTCGGAGTGAGTAATAATTGCACCGGCCAGAGGAAACGAAAGAGAACTCAGATCTCCCGGAATCGAATATTCAAATCCTTTGTGTTTTTGATTTCCGGGAATTATGAATTGAGTAAATTCCTCATTGGCGTAATAGGATAACTTTAGAAAATCAAGCCATGATAATGTGAGGGCTATCCAAGGTTTCTCTTCGGGTTTTTTTACATTAATGGTTATGGCTCTTTGAGCGAAGCAGGAAGCAATGATAAATGATGACACCGGTTGAGAATCCAAGCCATCAATGGTAATTTCATTTGGAATAATGGGTCCCGTAATATCTATAGGAGCAAAACCTTTCGTTTCAAGAGATTTAACTTTGACTCCTAGTTGCGTTAAACCGGATATGACAGCGCCCATCGGTCGATTTGTTTTAATTGAACGATCACCTGTTACTAAAGTTTTTTCTTTGGAAAAAGCAGCAATGGTTGAACAGAATCTTAAGACCAGACCGGAATTGCCGACATTGATAATTTTTAAAGGATTAAAATCATGAATTATGCGACCTTGAATTTTTAAATTCAAGCCGTCTGGGGTTATATCAGCACCCCAACCTCGACAAGTGTCAATCATGACCTGCGTATCTGGTGATATCAGATAATTACGAATATAAGTGATATCTGAAGACAAAGAGCCGAGAAGTATAGCGCGCATCGTTTGAGATTTAGACGGAGGAATAACAATCACGCCCTTTAGAGATGATTGTCGAGTCTTATATTTCATAAGGTGTATAGTAAACAAAAAACTTGAGTTTCCTCCTTATTTCGGAAAAACTCAAGTTTTTTTTAAAAAGTATAGGCAAATGCCTTTAGCCTACTATCATACATCCGATGCATCTTTAATCGTAAAGACGGCATCT
This region includes:
- the aroA gene encoding 3-phosphoshikimate 1-carboxyvinyltransferase; the protein is MFTIHLMKYKTRQSSLKGVIVIPPSKSQTMRAILLGSLSSDITYIRNYLISPDTQVMIDTCRGWGADITPDGLNLKIQGRIIHDFNPLKIINVGNSGLVLRFCSTIAAFSKEKTLVTGDRSIKTNRPMGAVISGLTQLGVKVKSLETKGFAPIDITGPIIPNEITIDGLDSQPVSSFIIASCFAQRAITINVKKPEEKPWIALTLSWLDFLKLSYYANEEFTQFIIPGNQKHKGFEYSIPGDLSSLSFPLAGAIITHSELTIKNIDLTDLQQDKKIIDVFRLMGAIIHYDEKKRTLTILPCTSLKGVIVDINDLIDTISILAVVACFAETPTHIKNAANARNKECDRIHATAVELKKMNADIEETEDGLIINPSQLQGTFVNSHGDHRLAMALTIAGLGTYKETEINNVECINKSFPNFFESVIKIGANIEQSF